Genomic DNA from Haloplanus aerogenes:
ACCTCGGCGGTGTGCTCCATACGTGCCGTTTGGTGCGGGAAGTATGAATAGCTACGGGGCTTTCGTCTTCGACCGTCGCTCGACGCTACCGCCGCACGTACCACACGGCTCCGATGACGGCGAGGGCGACGAGGCCACCGAGGAAGAAGAGCAGTCCCGGCGGAAGCCCACCCGCCGCGTCCGCGGCCGTCGGCGCCGCTTCCGTACTCATGGTTCCCATGCCACCACCACCGCCGTCGGCGGCACCGCCGGTCTGCGCACCGAACGGAGGGCCGTCGACGTACCACTGCACGAGGAGGCTCACGACGCCGAGGATGCCGACGGCGCCGAGGAGGTTCTTGAGCGCGCTTTCGAGGCCCTGACTCTCCTCCTCACGCCCGGCGAAGACGACGAGCGGTCGGTCGGCGGGCGCGTACCGCTTCATCTCCCGCCCCTTCTCCGAGTAGACGGTGTCGGCCACTTCGATCAACCCCGCCTCTTTGAGGTTGCCGAGGTGGTACTGGGCGTTCTGGAGGGAGGTGTCCACCCGATCGGCG
This window encodes:
- a CDS encoding ArsR/SmtB family transcription factor, with amino-acid sequence MADLLPSRPDTSADEEADPRVIGLDSEDADDLLSALSSETAREVLATLHDEPDTPANVADRVDTSLQNAQYHLGNLKEAGLIEVADTVYSEKGREMKRYAPADRPLVVFAGREEESQGLESALKNLLGAVGILGVVSLLVQWYVDGPPFGAQTGGAADGGGGGMGTMSTEAAPTAADAAGGLPPGLLFFLGGLVALAVIGAVWYVRR